The genomic window ATGCGTGTGGGCTCCTGCTGCTCCTGTAGTACTTGCCACACCAGTTCCTCCCCAAGAGCCGGCATCACCGCCTCCGTATCCTCCTCCGGCCAATCCGGTAATTAAAAAACCTGTGCCTTTATCAGGACCGTGGGCATGGCTCCCTGCTGAATTTATGGTTATGCTGGTACTCCCCGCCAGAGATATATTGGGTAAATTGCTTTGTGAAATTGTGAAAGAATTGGCTCCTCCCACAGTACCGATGCTTTCGGCTGTGCTTTTGGTTTTCAGTGTTTTATCGCTTGCATCGAATAAGTTGCCTGCCAATCCCAGACTTGCAGCCGCCGACTGCGCATTTGCAGGAAGACTTGCAATGGATCTCCCGTCTAAAAGATACCACCCCTCATGATCAGCTGCTCTTGCAGAGTACTGAATATCACCTAAAGAGTAAGAATTATTATTAAAAGCAAGTTTTTGCCAAACATTTCCGTCAAAATAGTAAAAGCCTGTTGCGTCAATATGAATGGCTTTTCCTGTGTTTGTTCCTGTTGATATATCATTCACATATATCATGGTGGAAGTGGCTACTGTAGCCATATTCTGTGCACGTAACCTGTCGGTGTGCGGAATAAGAATTCCATCGGTATCCGTTACTGTACCTGTTGCATTTTTTGCCCCAATGTCTAATGTCGCTTTTGGCTCAACGCTGTTAATACCTACTTGGGAAAACACGAAGCTACCTATCAGCAATAATGCTGTTGTGTATAACCTTTTCATTTCTTGTATTCTTTTATTTTAATGGTTAAAATTTTCATGGTATAATTGCACTATCAAGAAAGTTTAGAGAAAATAAAATTCCGCTTTGATAGTGTTTTTGAGATAAAAATTAATTGTTTAATTAAATATTTTGAGTTATTAACTACAAATAAGAGTATAAGGGGGTTATTACGATTTCCGATTCGTCACAAATTTAAATTTTTAGAGTAAAAACGAACGCTTAATTTTGTACTAATACTACTACACGGTGTAGTAAAAGAACTACACGGTTAATGAAAAAACTGTGGTATTTAAGTATAATTTTTAGTGCTGCATTGTAGTTTATAGCTGCCTAAATTGTATGTTTTCGCGTCTGCTCATTTTTTTCAAAAGACAACTGTAATAAGGTACCGTTGCTGTTTTCAATTGAAAATTTACCGTCCAGATCATCTGAGAGTCCTCTGATAAGGCTCATTCCGAACGAATTTTTTGTTTTTTTGTCCGGATCCAAGATAATTCCGGTTCCGTTATCTGCAATAGTCAGTAGATAGTGGTCTGTATCTTTTGTAATCAGTGATATAGAAATGATTCCTTGTGAGTTATCAGGAAATGCATATTTTATGGAATTGGTGACGGCTTCGTTTATAATTAATCCTAAAGGTATCGCCTGTGATACATCCAGTTCTATTTCATCGATATTGATTTTAAATCGGATATTCTGTTTTAGGTTAAAAGAATCTTTTAAATATTCAACCAGCTCATTGATATAGATGGGCATATTAATGGTTGAAATATTTTCGGACATATAAAGTTTTTGATGAATCAGGGACATCGCATGAATCCTGTGTTGGCTGTTCTTGATGGTAGATAATGCCAGATCGTCATCAATATACGCAGACTGTGAATTGAGCAGGCTGATGACGGTCTGGAGATTATTTTTAACCCTGTGATGAATTTCCTTGATAAGCCATTCTTTGTCTTCCAGCAAATGCTGAAGCTTTATATTCTGTTGGCTGATTTCATTTTCTTTGATCATTAATTCCTTATTGTTTTTCTGTTTCACCTTGTAGCTGTTGTACAGCAATCCGATGATCACGACGAGCAGCAATATAGATCCGATTGACAGGTTAATCAGAAGTCTTGAACGGTGGAGTTTGCTTTGCTGTAATTTGCTCTGCATTTCCAAAGTCTTAATATTATCTTCTTTTTTTAAGGTTTCATATTGAATTTTTAATTCTTCGATTTCTCTGTTTTTTGAAACATTGTACAAAGAGTCATTAACCTTGTTATAGTCCTGATAGTGCCCTATTGCAGAAAGGTAATTGCCTTTAAGGGAATCGATTTTAAATAACGAAAGATCGAGCTCCTGAATAGTAAAATTTTGATTTGTTTTTTTGCTGACATCCAATGCTTTGTCGGCATAGAATTTGGCTTGATCCGGTTTTCCTGTTTTTGCATAAAATAATGATACCTGAGAATATCCTATGGCAACATTTCTGGAGGTTCTGGTAGACATCATGTTTTCTGCATTTCGCGCCATTTCCAGATAATACTTTTCAGCTAATACATTATTTCCGATTTTCTCATACAGGGACGCTCTGGTTTGGGAGAGGTAAAAAATATCTATTGCGGTATTAGGCGGGTATGTATCTGCTTTTTTTAAATAATCAAGGGCTTCTTTGTATCTTTTATCTTTTATAAATAATTGAATCGTTAATGGAAAACTTTTGTACCAGCTCCCGCTGTTAATGTTTTTCGTGCCGACATCGAAACTCTTTTTGTATAATTCCAAAGCTTCTTTTGTATGTTCCATTTTCTCGTAGATGTTACCCAAACGGAGGTAGAAATTATCTGCGCAGATCATATCATTTGTTGCTTCCATCGTCTCTATACTGTTGATGGAATAAAATAGTGACTTATTCAGATTATATTTCACAGAATATATAAACGCCAGTGGAGCAGAAGTATAGTGAAGATGCTTAAATCCAATCTTTTTTTGAAGGGCAGAAGCTTGTAAAAGCTCTTTCTCCGCAAGATCGATATTTCCCTTCCAGAAATGCACCGTTAATAGTTTCATCAACAATTCTATTTCCAATTCCTTTTCACCAACAGACCGATATAATATCATGGATTCGGATAAGGCTTTTTCTTTATCAGGATCGTCCAAAGAGAGATAAGTTCCCTGGTTACTTAAGGCTTCGGCTAAAGATTTTCTGTCATTAAAATTTCGGCTTTCAATAACAACTTTTGCAAAAATCTTTTTGCTCTCCACAGGATTATTTGCCTGTACATAGTATTTTCCCAGTAGGATATTGCTTTGTTGCTTCCATTTAGGAATCCCCATGGCATTGCTCAGTTCAATAGCCTGTTGTATGAAAAATAATGATTGTTGAAGGTCTTCCTTTTTTTCTCCGGTTTTAAAAAGATAATGGCTTCCCAAGTGTAATAGCAAGCGTATTTTGTCGGTTTTTTTTAATTGTTTAAGTATATCTTTTGCAGTATCAATATTATTCTCGTCGACCATTTTTCCGCCAGGCAAATAACTCCCGTCATTATATCCTTCATCAAATGACATCGAAACCGGGAATTTATTGGCTGTACAGGCCAGAACCACAGCACTGTCCATATCTATAAAACCTTGGTTTACAGAGTGGATGTACATGGCAGTAGCTTTTATTAATAATCTGTTTTTTTTGATGTCATAATTATTTTTAATCGAAGTCTGACCATAGCCCAACAAGGAAAATGATAGGAGAAAACAAAAAAGATATTTGGCTTTCATGTTTGATTATTCTTTAGTTTTTTAGTATAAAATTATTAACTTTAGGTGAAAGTTATGGTGATAATTTATTGATGTTTAAATTAATAATTATCTACCATACTGTGATGAATTTTTTATTGATTTTTAAAAGCAGGCCATTCAATCTTGAATCCTTCTTTCAGCTGAAGTCAGCAGTTAAAAAAATCCTTTTTTCATTAAAAAAGCAGAGCCATGGAATTAGAAAAAAATGAGATTGATAAAAAAAAGAAAATACTCATTGTTGAAGACCAGTTTATTGAAGCGCACGATTTACAGTTAATCCTTGAAAAAGCGCAATATGAAGTCATCGGAATTGCACGTTCCGTAGTTCAGGCTCTTACTTTTATTGATGAAGAAAAGCCGGATTTGGTTTTTGTAGATATCTTCCTCAAAGGCACGGAAACGGGGATTGATTTGGCTAAAAAGTTACACGAAAAGCATATCGGATTTATCTTTTTGTCTGCCAATTCCAGCAGATCGGTACTGGAAGAAGCCAAAAAAACGCAGCCTTACGGTTTTATTGTGAAACCGTTCAGAGAACAAGATGTGCTGATAACCTTAGAGATCGCTTTTTATCGTCACAATCATGGGATCGAATCGCAAATGCAGCAGGAAAATATTTTACGGGAAAGTATTGATGCGATTTCCTGCCAACCTGTAAAATGGGAGCAGGCCTTGTTGCAGCTAGCCAGACTTTTTCAAACCTACATACCGTTTGATTATCTGCAGCTAGAGCCTGTTCATAATGGCTATAGCCCGACAGGACTGCTCAGGAAAGATTTTGAAAATTATGAAATAATCGATGCCGACAAAATAGCCAAGATCAGCGGAAAAAATAAGTCAGAAATAGACGAAATACAGTCAGGGTCCCCAAAACATGAATTTCCAAAAGTGTATTACGACCAATCTTTCAGGGAAATTTTTCAAAACTCAGGTTTTGTAAGGTTAATTGCAGCCACTTTCGGCATCAGGTCTTTTATGGTATTGCCGGTAAGGATGGGGGAAGATGTTTTTAATTTTTCCTTTTTCAGCCGAAATTCTGATGCTTACAACAATGAACATTTGCAGCTTTTGACCAAACTTGAATCCAAATTGGCCAAGCTGGTAAGCAATCTACATAATACAAAGAAAAAACAGCCTAATATAATTACTAATAAAAAGGTTGATATTGATCAGATGTCAAACGGATTTTCCTCTATGGTAGGCAACAGCCAAAAGATGATTTCCGTGTTTGATTATATTAAAAGAGTAGCGCCTTCGGATACGTCAGTATTAATTATGGGAGAAAGCGGCACCGGAAAGGAAAAAGTAGCACAGAGTATACATAATTTATCACCCAGAAAAAATAAGCCTTTGGTGGTCATTAATTGTGGTGCTATTCCCAATAATCTGGCAGAATCTCTTCTTTTTGGTCATGAAAAAGGAGCTTTCACCGGAGCCTTCGAAAAACGCATCGGAAAGTTTGAAGCAGCAGACGGCGGTACTGTTTTTTTGGATGAAATAGGTGAAATGCCGATGGATATTCAGGTAAAGCTTTTACGGGTGCTTCAGGAAAAAGAAATCGAAAGGATAGGAAGCAGTTCTCCGGTCAAATTAAACGTTCGCATTATAGCTGCGACCAATCGTAACCTGGAAGATGAGGTGGCAGCCGGACGTTTCAGGCTCGATCTGTATTACAGGCTTCATGTTTTTCCAATAACGGTACCGCCGCTTAGAGAACGAAGAGAGGATATCCCTGTTCTGGTAGCTCATTTTATTACGATATTCAGTAAAACACTGGGAATTGATGAGCCTGCGGTTTCGGATCATGCATTGACACAAATGAAAGCCTACGACTGGCCGGGCAATGTGAGGGAGCTGGAACATGTCATTCATAGAAGTATGCTGATGAAGGATGGTAATTTGATCAAGGATATCATACTTCCCAATTTTCCGAAAAACCAGGGTGAGGAAAAAACGCAGGAATTTTCGATTAAAACCATTCATGAAAATGAAAGAGATTACATTAATTATATTTTAAAAACATGTAGAGGAAAGGTTTCCGGGGCAGGTGGTGCTGCAGAAATCCTGAATATTCCGGCATCTACTTTATATTCAAAAATGAAAAAGCTGGGCATAAAAAACAACCCGCTTCTGTAAACAGGTTGCTTAATGTTTTATTTCCGACGAAAACTTTCTAGGCGATCATTTTTCGGAATTCGGTGGGGGTAAATCCGGTATGTTTTTTAAAAAATATTGTGAAATAGGAGATATAAGGAAATCCCAGCCGGTAAGAAATTTCTTTTATTGAAAACGAAAAATTTTCGAGCAGTCTTTTAGAAATTAAAATTGTTTTTTCTGAAATCCAATGGCTTACGGTTTTGCCTGTTTTTTCTTTCACAATATTGGAAAGATAATTTTCATGGATGCCCTGTTTTTTTGCATAATCATTTACCCTGAGTTGTATTGATGCTGTACCTTGCTGTATTTGCTGATAATGATCCTCAAGATGTATTATAAATTTCCTTACAATATCATGATTTTTCTTTCTATCGGCATTCATGTCATATTCTGTCCAGAAATTCCGTTTTATTTTTAAAAGCAATTGAGTAAGCAGATTAGCGATAATATTTTTACTTATGCTAAAATTTTCTTGATATTCGTGGGCAATTTCCTCAAAAATAATCCTGAAATCGTCAATAATTTCCTGATTACCATATTTCGGGGCATAGTTTTCTAAAAATAAAAAGGGAAATGTTTTGAAAAGTTCTACTCCGGCATATTTCTGCAGAAAATGTTCAGAAAAGCAGACATGGTAAATTTCATGTAATCCCGTCCACTCCATGAGTCGGAATGTTTCGGGTCTGCTAAAAAAGAAAGTTCCGGGTACAATATCGTAGGTATTTGCCTTTGTTTTGTACTGTCCGCTGGCATCCACTGCAAAAGTAAGGGTAAAGCAGTTGGGCTCAAACCATGTCAGGTCGGCAAAATATTCCGAAGGAACCCGTCTTATATTGATGCATCCGAATTCTTCATCCCTGTCCGACGATGGAAACCGGATTTGCTTTGGAGTCAATAGCCTTTTATTGTTCTCAGTGATTATCATTTCAGTTATTAATTAAGTGTGAATTATGTTTTAATCTTCAGGTAGTAAAGCTTTTTCTAAATAAACCCGGAGCATTTTTAGTATGTCTTTTAAAATAATTATAAAAATAATTAAGGTCATGGAAACCGTATAAGCTTGCGATTTCGCGCATAGATTTGTCGGTATATTTCAGCAAAAATTTAATCTCGTTAATCAGTTTTTCATGGATCCACTGGCTTACAGTTTTTCCGCTATGGGTGCAAACTGTTTTTGAAAGGTAATTTTCATTCAGGTTTTGCCGATTTGCATAATCTTTGGCGCGGAGCAGTACTTTGGTTTCTCCGGAAATGATGGTGCTGAAATTATTTTCGAGATCCAAAAAAAATTGCGTGACATACGGATTTGAAGTATTAACGGGCACTTCCTGCTGTTTTGTTTGCTGTTGGCGCCGTATCAGTAAGAGAAGATTGAGAATGAGATTGGTGATGAGCTCATATTTGTAAGGAATTTGTGAGGTCGTTTCTTTGTAAATATTCTGACAGATCTGTTCTACGTTTTTCATCATTTTTTCTGTAAGGTTGGTGATATAGCCTTTAGAATTGTCAAGCCTCTGAATTTCATTGATTCCCGAAGCCCAAAACTGCAAAAAGAAACTGGCGCTGAAGCTTATCATATAAGCTCTGCCAACATGCAGCCAGCGGTAGGAAAGAAAAGTGTCGGGTCGTATAAAAAGTATCTGGTGGGAAGAAATCTCGAAGATCGTATCATTGATAAGATAGGTTGCACTACCGTCAGGCACGACAATAATATTAAAATGATCCGGCCGGAAGACGGGGCTGTTGTGGGGAATTTTCATTCCTAATTCTTCCACACGGACAATTGCAAAATCATCGCGCTCAATGTATGTAAAAACAGGCAGGTTCATAAAAGCCAGGCTGTCTGTAAATTTTCTTATTTCGGTTAGTTGTGGTTTCATAGTACTTATTTTTGCGGTGTATCATTCGTGATATGATAATTGCATTTCAAAATAAATACCCTGTAGTGTAAGTTTTTGATTATTAAATTTTTACATTGTTTATCCTCACCGTTTATTTACGATATATCGCTATTTTTTAATAATTTTTATTATATATAACAAAAACTATGTTGGTGATAATGGCTTTATTCAAAATATAACAGTCTATTATTTTCAAGATATTCCAAAATTCTATTTGTACTCCTGAACATTAGCTTTTCAGCATTTAATTATAATTATCTAAGATTTTTTGTAAGGGGCATTTGATTGTAACTAACTTTGATAATGCAAATAATCAAAATACTGTTATTCAGTTGATTATATATAATTTTTAAAATCTGAAATCATGAAAATATATAGACTTTCGAGAAGCTTTGCTATTATAGCTTTGTTAATAATCAGCTTTTTCTCCATTGCCTGGATTCCCGAAAATCGGCACAACAATGTAGAATCTTCTACAAAAGCAAAACCAACCATTGTTTTGGTGCATGGTGCATTTGCAGACGGTTCCTCTTGGAGTAAAGTGATTCCCATATTGCAAAAAGAAGGATTTCGCACTGTTGCGGTACAAAATCCGCTGACTTCTCTACAGGACGATGTGGCGTTTGTCAATCGGATATTGGAAGAAATCGACGGTTCTGTCGTACTGGTTGGGCACTCTTGGGCAGGAATGGTAATTACAGAAGCCGGAAATAATCCTAAGGTAAAATCTTTGGTATATGTAGCGGCTTATGCACCGGATGCTAATGAGAGCATTTCCGATCTTAGTAAAGAAGCGTATGAAATCAAGAAATTTCCTCCTGTACCGGGACGTGATAATCCTAAAATCAGCAACGGATACATCCAATTGCGTGAAGAAACTGTAATAAAACATTTTGCCCATGATCTTCCGATAGAGGAAGCTAAAATACTTGCAGCGGTACAGGGGCGTTTTCATACAGGGAATCCAACGGCAAAAATTTCTAAACCCGCATGGAAGGATAAACCAAGCTTTTATATAGTTGCAGATGAAGATCATATCATCTCTCCGCTTATGGAACAGGAAATGGCCAGGAAAATAAAGGCTACAACTTATCATCTCAAAGCGAGTCATGCTGTAATGCTGTCTAAACCACAGGAAGTGGCAAAAGTGATTATAAAAGCATCGGAAGGTATAGAATAATAACCATTCGATATGAATGATTAAAATAGTAAAGTTCAATTCATTACAATCAGCTTATATGGAAACTGCAAAGCAAAAATCAAATATCATTGTATTTATTCATGGCCTGTTTTTAAATAATGAAAGCTGGACAGAATGGAAAAACTATTTTGAAGCAATAGGATATACGGTGTATGCTCCTGCTTATCCCGGCCATACCGGAAATCCGGTTTCTTTAAGGGCGAATATCGATCCCGAACTCATCACAGCAGGGTTCACGGATGTCATGAACGTCATGAACAGCTTTGTCGATTCGCTTTCAGAAAAACCGATTGTTATCGGGCATTCAATGGGAGGGCTTGTTGCGCAAAAGCTTGCAGAAGCTGGTAAAGCTGTAGCTTGTGTAAGTATCGACGGTGCTCCGCCCAAAAATGTAATGCCGCCTTTTACAACGATAAAAACAACCTGGCCTGCACTGAATATCTTTAAAAATAATTCACATGCATATCTCGGGACTAGAAAGTGGTATCGGAAATCGTTTTTCAATACCGTCTCAGAAGAGGAAAGCAATAGTTTCTATGAAAAACATGCCGTTCCGGAAAGCAGGAAAATCGTGAAAGAATCTGCTTTCAGTAGTGCCTCAAAAATTAATTTTAAAAAACCGCATGTTCCGCTATTGTTTATTTCAGGGGAAATGGATGCTTTTTTTCCTCCCGGGTTTATCAAAAAAATAGCAGGTATGTACAGTGATAAAAACAGCATTGTTCAGTTTAAAATGTTTGAAAAACGCAGCCACTTTATCTGTGGGGAAAAAAACTGGATGCAAGTGGCAGATTATATCAATATCTGGCTTTGTGATGTATTAAATAAGATTAAATGATTTTTAGTATGAAAAATAATATTTATTACCGAAAAATAAAAATTGACACGATAGATATTTTTTACCGGGAAGCAGGCAGTAAAGAAAACCCCGTATTATTGCTGTTGCATGGTTTTCCTTCTTCGTCGCACATGTACAGGGATCTTATCCGTGAGCTTTCAGGAACATTTTACATAATTGCTCCGGATTATCCGGGATTTGGCCAAAGCAGCACCCCGGAAATCAAAGATTTTACCTTCAGTTTTCACAATCTGTCTGTGGTGATGGAGGCTTTTATAGATGCACTTGAACTTAAAGATATTAATCTCTTTGTTCAGGATTACGGAGGTCCGATCGGCTTCAGGATTGCTTTACGCAGACCTGGATTGATCAAATCATTTATTATACAAAATGCCAATGCATATGAAGAAGGACTTGGGGAAGCCCTTGCTCCTTTGGCTGCTTATATTGAAAATAACAGCGATGAAGCTGAACAGGGCGCAAGAGCATTCTTAAAGCCCGAAGCAACCCAATGGCAATATCTTGAAGGGGCATCACAACCGGAAAAAGTAAGTCCCGACAGCTATTCAATGGATCAGTTTTACCTGCAGCGTCCGGGAAATGATCTTATTCAGCTGGCTTTATTCCGTGATTATGGAAATAATATGGCTTTATATCCGGAATGGCAGCATTATTTAAAGACCAATCAGCCGAAAACTCTTGTTGTATGGGGTAAAAATGATAAAATGTTTGTAGAAGCCGGAGGAGAAGCATATCGAAAAGATTTACCCGATGCGGAAATTCATCAGTTGGAGGGAGGCCATTTCTTACTTGAAGAACATTCTGAGAAAGTAGCCCGTCTCGTTGAAAAATTTCTTATGAATTGATAATCAATTTTTTAATATTAAAATTATGGAAAAAGAAGTCATCGTAAAATGGAAAATCGAGGAAACAAAGATTGACGAAATTCTGACATTGTTGCCGACTCTTGCAGAAGAAACAAAAAAAGAGGAAGGAAACGTTCATTATGCAATTTATCAGTCTGAAACCGATCCTAATGAGCTTATTCTGCATGAGCGGTATCGAAGTCCAGAGGCTCAGGAAGCCCATAGAAATTCAAAACATTATCAATCCATTGTTGTAGAAAAGATAATGCCTTACCTCATAGAACGTGAGGTGAATGTGGTAAAAAAAATAATCTGAAAATATTACTGTTTAATTTTAAAAAACTAACATTATGAAAAAAGTTTTAATCATTGTATCAAACACCAATGCAATTGGTCCGAACAACAGAAGAACAGGTAATTTTCTGCCTGAAGTAGCACATCCTTATGCTGAGTTTCAAAGAGCTAACTATCATGTAGATTTTGCATCTCTCAGTGGAGACACTCCATATCTTGATGATCTCGAATCTGCTGCAGACCCTGACAATCTTGCCTTTTTAACAGGAAAAGGGTGGGTCGATATGCGAAAAGCCGTGAAGCTGGAAACAGTAGACGTAAGCCAGTATGACGCAATTTTCATCCCGGGCGGTCTTGCTCCTCTCGTAGATATGGCAGATGCCCCGCTGATCAAGAAAGTGGTGAAAGAAACTTATGAACGCGGAGCAGTCGTAGGCGCCGTATGTCACGGTCCTGTATCGTTATTG from Chryseobacterium wanjuense includes these protein-coding regions:
- a CDS encoding histidine kinase dimerization/phosphoacceptor domain -containing protein, coding for MKAKYLFCFLLSFSLLGYGQTSIKNNYDIKKNRLLIKATAMYIHSVNQGFIDMDSAVVLACTANKFPVSMSFDEGYNDGSYLPGGKMVDENNIDTAKDILKQLKKTDKIRLLLHLGSHYLFKTGEKKEDLQQSLFFIQQAIELSNAMGIPKWKQQSNILLGKYYVQANNPVESKKIFAKVVIESRNFNDRKSLAEALSNQGTYLSLDDPDKEKALSESMILYRSVGEKELEIELLMKLLTVHFWKGNIDLAEKELLQASALQKKIGFKHLHYTSAPLAFIYSVKYNLNKSLFYSINSIETMEATNDMICADNFYLRLGNIYEKMEHTKEALELYKKSFDVGTKNINSGSWYKSFPLTIQLFIKDKRYKEALDYLKKADTYPPNTAIDIFYLSQTRASLYEKIGNNVLAEKYYLEMARNAENMMSTRTSRNVAIGYSQVSLFYAKTGKPDQAKFYADKALDVSKKTNQNFTIQELDLSLFKIDSLKGNYLSAIGHYQDYNKVNDSLYNVSKNREIEELKIQYETLKKEDNIKTLEMQSKLQQSKLHRSRLLINLSIGSILLLVVIIGLLYNSYKVKQKNNKELMIKENEISQQNIKLQHLLEDKEWLIKEIHHRVKNNLQTVISLLNSQSAYIDDDLALSTIKNSQHRIHAMSLIHQKLYMSENISTINMPIYINELVEYLKDSFNLKQNIRFKINIDEIELDVSQAIPLGLIINEAVTNSIKYAFPDNSQGIISISLITKDTDHYLLTIADNGTGIILDPDKKTKNSFGMSLIRGLSDDLDGKFSIENSNGTLLQLSFEKNEQTRKHTI
- a CDS encoding sigma 54-interacting transcriptional regulator; translation: MELEKNEIDKKKKILIVEDQFIEAHDLQLILEKAQYEVIGIARSVVQALTFIDEEKPDLVFVDIFLKGTETGIDLAKKLHEKHIGFIFLSANSSRSVLEEAKKTQPYGFIVKPFREQDVLITLEIAFYRHNHGIESQMQQENILRESIDAISCQPVKWEQALLQLARLFQTYIPFDYLQLEPVHNGYSPTGLLRKDFENYEIIDADKIAKISGKNKSEIDEIQSGSPKHEFPKVYYDQSFREIFQNSGFVRLIAATFGIRSFMVLPVRMGEDVFNFSFFSRNSDAYNNEHLQLLTKLESKLAKLVSNLHNTKKKQPNIITNKKVDIDQMSNGFSSMVGNSQKMISVFDYIKRVAPSDTSVLIMGESGTGKEKVAQSIHNLSPRKNKPLVVINCGAIPNNLAESLLFGHEKGAFTGAFEKRIGKFEAADGGTVFLDEIGEMPMDIQVKLLRVLQEKEIERIGSSSPVKLNVRIIAATNRNLEDEVAAGRFRLDLYYRLHVFPITVPPLRERREDIPVLVAHFITIFSKTLGIDEPAVSDHALTQMKAYDWPGNVRELEHVIHRSMLMKDGNLIKDIILPNFPKNQGEEKTQEFSIKTIHENERDYINYILKTCRGKVSGAGGAAEILNIPASTLYSKMKKLGIKNNPLL
- a CDS encoding helix-turn-helix domain-containing protein, with translation MIITENNKRLLTPKQIRFPSSDRDEEFGCINIRRVPSEYFADLTWFEPNCFTLTFAVDASGQYKTKANTYDIVPGTFFFSRPETFRLMEWTGLHEIYHVCFSEHFLQKYAGVELFKTFPFLFLENYAPKYGNQEIIDDFRIIFEEIAHEYQENFSISKNIIANLLTQLLLKIKRNFWTEYDMNADRKKNHDIVRKFIIHLEDHYQQIQQGTASIQLRVNDYAKKQGIHENYLSNIVKEKTGKTVSHWISEKTILISKRLLENFSFSIKEISYRLGFPYISYFTIFFKKHTGFTPTEFRKMIA
- a CDS encoding AraC family transcriptional regulator is translated as MKPQLTEIRKFTDSLAFMNLPVFTYIERDDFAIVRVEELGMKIPHNSPVFRPDHFNIIVVPDGSATYLINDTIFEISSHQILFIRPDTFLSYRWLHVGRAYMISFSASFFLQFWASGINEIQRLDNSKGYITNLTEKMMKNVEQICQNIYKETTSQIPYKYELITNLILNLLLLIRRQQQTKQQEVPVNTSNPYVTQFFLDLENNFSTIISGETKVLLRAKDYANRQNLNENYLSKTVCTHSGKTVSQWIHEKLINEIKFLLKYTDKSMREIASLYGFHDLNYFYNYFKRHTKNAPGLFRKSFTT
- a CDS encoding alpha/beta fold hydrolase; the encoded protein is MKIYRLSRSFAIIALLIISFFSIAWIPENRHNNVESSTKAKPTIVLVHGAFADGSSWSKVIPILQKEGFRTVAVQNPLTSLQDDVAFVNRILEEIDGSVVLVGHSWAGMVITEAGNNPKVKSLVYVAAYAPDANESISDLSKEAYEIKKFPPVPGRDNPKISNGYIQLREETVIKHFAHDLPIEEAKILAAVQGRFHTGNPTAKISKPAWKDKPSFYIVADEDHIISPLMEQEMARKIKATTYHLKASHAVMLSKPQEVAKVIIKASEGIE
- a CDS encoding alpha/beta hydrolase; amino-acid sequence: METAKQKSNIIVFIHGLFLNNESWTEWKNYFEAIGYTVYAPAYPGHTGNPVSLRANIDPELITAGFTDVMNVMNSFVDSLSEKPIVIGHSMGGLVAQKLAEAGKAVACVSIDGAPPKNVMPPFTTIKTTWPALNIFKNNSHAYLGTRKWYRKSFFNTVSEEESNSFYEKHAVPESRKIVKESAFSSASKINFKKPHVPLLFISGEMDAFFPPGFIKKIAGMYSDKNSIVQFKMFEKRSHFICGEKNWMQVADYINIWLCDVLNKIK
- a CDS encoding alpha/beta fold hydrolase, producing the protein MKNNIYYRKIKIDTIDIFYREAGSKENPVLLLLHGFPSSSHMYRDLIRELSGTFYIIAPDYPGFGQSSTPEIKDFTFSFHNLSVVMEAFIDALELKDINLFVQDYGGPIGFRIALRRPGLIKSFIIQNANAYEEGLGEALAPLAAYIENNSDEAEQGARAFLKPEATQWQYLEGASQPEKVSPDSYSMDQFYLQRPGNDLIQLALFRDYGNNMALYPEWQHYLKTNQPKTLVVWGKNDKMFVEAGGEAYRKDLPDAEIHQLEGGHFLLEEHSEKVARLVEKFLMN
- a CDS encoding putative quinol monooxygenase — translated: MEKEVIVKWKIEETKIDEILTLLPTLAEETKKEEGNVHYAIYQSETDPNELILHERYRSPEAQEAHRNSKHYQSIVVEKIMPYLIEREVNVVKKII
- a CDS encoding type 1 glutamine amidotransferase domain-containing protein, encoding MKKVLIIVSNTNAIGPNNRRTGNFLPEVAHPYAEFQRANYHVDFASLSGDTPYLDDLESAADPDNLAFLTGKGWVDMRKAVKLETVDVSQYDAIFIPGGLAPLVDMADAPLIKKVVKETYERGAVVGAVCHGPVSLLNVKLSDGSYLVNGKNISSFTTEEEDGYARADVPFDLQTALTEQGAIYHTVEPWQPFSITDGNLVTGQNPASGKGVGEKMVKLLEGA